A portion of the Melanotaenia boesemani isolate fMelBoe1 chromosome 2, fMelBoe1.pri, whole genome shotgun sequence genome contains these proteins:
- the rab40c gene encoding ras-related protein Rab-40C: MGSQGSPVKSYDYLLKFLLVGDSDVGKGEILDSLQDGSAESPYAYSSGIDYKTTTILLDGRRVKLELWDTSGQGRFCTIFRSYSRGAQGILLVYDITNRWSFDGIDRWIREIDEHAPGVPRILVGNRLHLAFKRQVPTEQARAYAEKNGMTFFEVSPLCNFNVIESFTELSRIVLMRHGMEKFWRPNRVFSLQDLCCRAIVSCTPVHLIDKLPLPVAIKSHLKSFSMANGMNAVMMHGRSYSLANPAGGSKGNSLKRPKSIRPPQSPPQNCTRSNCKIS; encoded by the exons ATGGGCAGCCAAGGCAGCCCGGTGAAAAGCTATGACTACCTGCTCAAGTTCCTCCTGGTGGGAGACAGCGACGTGGGCAAAGGAGAGATCCTGGACAGCCTGCAGGATGGATCTGCAGAGTCTCCGTACGCTTACAGTAGCG GTATCGATTATAAAACCACCACAATCCTTTTGGATGGGAGGAGAGTGAAGCTGGAGCTTTG GGACACCTCGGGTCAGGGGAGATTCTGCACCATCTTTCGCTCGTATTCCCGCGGTGCTCAG GGGATCCTGCTGGTTTATGACATCACCAACCGCTGGTCCTTTGACGGCATCGACAGGTGGATCAGGGAGATCGACGAG CATGCACCAGGTGTGCCTCGCATCCTCGTAGGTAATCGTCTACACCTGGCCTTCAAGAGGCAGGTACCCACCGAGCAGGCGAGGGCATACGCTGAGAAGAATGGCATGACCTTCTTCGAAGTGAGCCCTCTGTGCAACTTCAACGTCATCGAGTCCTTCACAGAGCTGTCGCGCATCGTCCTCATGAGGCACGGCATGGAGAAGTTCTGGAGGCCCAACAGAG tCTTCAGCCTCCAGGACCTCTGTTGCAGAGCCATCGTCTCATGCACGCCTGTCCATCTCATCGACAAGCTCCCGCTTCCCGTTGCCATCAAGTCCCACCTCAAGTCCTTCTCCATGGCCAACGGCATGAACGCCGTCATGATGCACGGACGCTCCTACTCGCTGGCCAACCCGGCCGGTGGCTCCAAAGGCAACAGCCTGAAGCGTCCCAAGTCCATCCGTCCGCCACAGAGCCCGCCTCAGAACTGCACCCGCAGCAACTGTAAAATCTCCTAA
- the pigq gene encoding phosphatidylinositol N-acetylglucosaminyltransferase subunit Q encodes MVLKIFFPQCCNRADSGLLVGRWISGHDSAVVLAVIHYPFIPGQVKQYIQQMQAQSGVELSVLGSWSLPKEGQEGMESFLRDLSTIFPQKCWLQISRQMGKMGFTCQVLSRDQSGEAAQPEAKKKNEEGEDEGDREDEEKVIFVHYEQRKVMLSQLHPIESGDPDDKAEPQSELKQVFQTVASSQPLFFLDKYDDAPLKSTHWQSEGREASIIVELLKQASVPLCLLVHWLLSMWTWICDIRIFSLFPLRFLSSKLSTCVQLSYRTEHMRTLSSPKAAANHTEFMRKANILVSFLVDVALGVLLMSWLYRDDHIAMLANTLVPAADHVAKELEELLQWLMGAPAGLKMNRALDQVLGRFFLYHIHLWISYIHLMSPFIEGILWYGGLSACLGLTFALSLLSDMVALLTFHIYCFYVYGARLYCLKIYGLSSLWRLFRGKKWNVLRQRVDSCSYDLDQLFIGTLLLTILLFLLPTTALYYLVFTLLRLVVVLFQGVLHLSVDFINSFPLFAMGLRVCRSYRLAEGVKFRVLCEEPGTALHLLMEINPLKCSTVLQTYRTPTYSCYPRDSWTALVKKLFVGELIYPWRHKTHQD; translated from the exons ATGGTGCTGAAGATCTTCTTCCCGCAGTGCTGTAACCGGGCAGACAGCGGTCTACTGGTGGGTCGCTGGATCTCCGGTCATGATTCGGCTGTGGTGCTGGCAGTAATCCACTACCCATTCATCCCTGGACAGGTCAAACAGTATATCCAGCAG ATGCAGGCTCAGAGCGGGGTGGAGCTGTCGGTGCTGGGATCCTGGAGTTTACCCAAAGAGGGTCAGGAGGGCATGGAAAGTTTCCTCAGAGACCTGAGCACCATCTTTCCTCAGAAATGCTGGCTTCAGATCAGCCGCCAGATGGGAAAGATGGGCTTCACCTGCCAGGTGCTCAGCCGTGATCAGA GTGGAGAAGCAGCTCAGCCagaagcaaagaagaagaacgaGGAAGGGGAGGATGAAGGTGACAGAGAAGATGAGGAGAAGGTGATCTTTGTCCACTATGAGCAGAGGAAGGTGATGCTGTCTCAGCTTCATCCCATTGAGAGCGGAGACCCTGACGACAAAGCTGAGCCTCAATCTGAGCTGAAACAG GTGTTCCAGACGGTGGCCAGCAGTCAGCCGCTCTTCTTCCTGGACAAATACGATGACGCGCCGCTGAAGTCGACTCACTGGCAGTCTGAAGGCCGAGAGGCCAGCATCATCGTGGAGCTGCTGAAGCAGGCGTCAGTGCCGCTCTGCCTCCTGGTCCACTGGCTGCTCTCCATGTGGACGTGGATCTGTGACATCCG AATCTTCAGTCTTTTCCCGCTGCGATTTCTGTCCTCCAAACTGTCCACGTGCGTCCAGCTCAGCTACAGAACCGAACACATGAGGACGCTCAGCTCGCCGAAAGCAGCTGCCAATCACACAGAGTTCATGAG GAAAGCCAACATCCTGGTGTCGTTCCTGGTGGACGTGGCGCTCGGCGTGCTGCTCATGTCGTGGCTCTACAGAGACGACCACATCGCCATGCTGGCCAACACTCTGGTGCCTGCAGCTGAC CACGTGGCTAAAgagctggaggagctgctgcagtggCTGATGGGAGcacctgcaggcctgaagaTGAACCGGGCTCTGGACCAGGTTCTGGGTcgcttcttcctgtaccacatCCACCTCTGGATCA GCTACATCCACCTGATGTCTCCCTTCATCGAGGGGATCCTGTGGTACGGAGGTCTGTCAGCCTGCCTCGGCCTGACCTTTGCCCTCTCTTTGCTGTCCGACATGGTGGCTCTGCTCACCTTCCACATCTACTGCTTCTACGTCTACGGAGCCAG GCTGTACTGTCTGAAGATCTACGGCCTCTCGTCTCTCTGGAGGCTCTTCCGGGGGAAGAAGTGGAACGTCCTGCGACAGAGAGTGGACTCCTGCTCCTACGACCTGGACCAG CTCTTTATCGGTACGCTGCTGCTCACCATCCTGCTGTTCCTGCTGCCCACCACCGCCCTCTACTACCTGGTCTTCACTCTG CTGCGGCTGGTGGTTGTGCTGTTCCAGGGCGTCCTCCATCTCAGCGTGGACTTCATCAACTCCTTCCCTCTGTTCGCCATGGGGCTACGTGTCTGTCGGTCCTACAGACTGGCAG AGGGTGTAAAGTTCAGGGTCCTGTGTGAGGAGCCGGGCACCGCCCTTCACCTGCTGATGGAG ATCAACCCTCTGAAGTGCAGCACCGTGCTTCAGACCTACCGCACCCCGACCTACAGCTGCTACCCCAGAGACTCGTGGACCGCCCTGGTCAAGAAGCTGTTTGTCGGGGAGCTGATTTACCCCTGGAGACACAAAACCCACCAAGACTGA